The following proteins come from a genomic window of Vallitaleaceae bacterium 9-2:
- a CDS encoding linear amide C-N hydrolase, which translates to MCTSIKLRKNSEIILGQNYDFYYGHGLILTNNPFVSKAALTEECSIENLFTEENRGGRWKSKYGSVTFNQFGRELPTCGINEAGLSITSMWHNSVQKPSVALEKPLISELQWIQMQLDLYATIEEVESGLSQYAYFVSMYPMHYHIVDRTGESAIVEMINGKLQVIKDTDITACGNAGINESIEYVKRQQIKRPKDIPLVEPILDRVTKAIAMSNEFNKSDTDKDIRLKAFEILDCVALNVGFNDLFRWIGKRIPPSRTFLQIVFDLTNMKVIFKSLVKKNSTYRELSIKDINFLETESVLVYDVDQLGEGSILNQMETYTKKANEKIVRKTYMPVIKDFPIEVQEEIICFPELYLSEKNKQNQNTM; encoded by the coding sequence ATGTGCACGTCAATAAAATTAAGAAAAAATAGTGAAATTATATTAGGACAGAATTATGATTTTTATTATGGACATGGTCTTATACTGACAAATAATCCATTTGTCAGTAAAGCAGCCTTAACAGAAGAATGTTCAATAGAAAATCTATTTACCGAAGAAAATAGAGGGGGTAGGTGGAAATCAAAATACGGGAGTGTGACGTTTAATCAATTTGGAAGAGAGCTTCCAACGTGTGGCATTAATGAAGCTGGACTGAGCATAACATCGATGTGGCATAACTCAGTTCAAAAGCCAAGTGTTGCATTGGAAAAACCTTTAATTTCTGAATTACAGTGGATACAAATGCAGCTAGATCTATATGCCACTATTGAGGAAGTCGAAAGTGGGTTATCCCAATATGCCTATTTTGTATCTATGTATCCCATGCATTATCATATAGTAGATAGAACAGGCGAATCAGCAATTGTTGAAATGATAAATGGGAAACTTCAAGTGATAAAAGATACGGATATTACAGCTTGTGGGAATGCAGGAATAAATGAGTCTATTGAATACGTTAAAAGGCAGCAAATTAAAAGACCTAAAGACATTCCATTGGTAGAACCAATATTAGATCGTGTTACAAAGGCTATAGCCATGTCGAATGAATTTAATAAATCGGATACAGATAAAGATATCCGGTTAAAAGCATTTGAGATATTAGATTGCGTTGCATTGAATGTTGGATTCAATGATTTGTTTCGCTGGATTGGAAAGAGAATACCACCATCGCGAACCTTTTTACAAATAGTGTTTGATTTGACAAATATGAAGGTTATCTTTAAGTCTTTAGTCAAAAAGAATAGTACGTATAGAGAATTGTCGATAAAAGATATAAATTTTTTAGAGACAGAATCTGTACTCGTATATGATGTTGACCAATTAGGTGAAGGCTCTATTTTGAATCAAATGGAGACTTACACAAAAAAGGCAAATGAAAAAATAGTTAGGAAAACCTACATGCCGGTTATAAAAGATTTTCCTATTGAGGTACAGGAGGAAATCATATGTTTTCCAGAGTTGTATTTGAGTGAAAAAAATAAACAAAACCAAAATACTATGTAA
- a CDS encoding HlyD family efflux transporter periplasmic adaptor subunit: protein MKNKLPILLIIIVGIGIYYFLTVLYRPEDNSLYYGEAIGNNYTIQATASGTLEELYIDEGDKVQARDLIAIINHDNLDQELIQADTAIASAMLTLEQVQAPAREENLSILEDSVDTYATNNAMVYQSVQAAKAAKTAAELALEQAQVTYDRLYEQYASVRQLYQEGVVAKTELQDVESEIEYAQLNIEKWEQNIQQSQAEINRLSQQYALNRIGEDSAKQNLSIAQNGGDQFAIDSARLALDKALQNKDALEIQLKDYAVHSYHFGQIESINYDVGEFVTIGAILATYYNPNELHMNLYVNEEDLSLISVGQLLPLTLTSTGATYTGQIQTIGHEAMYTPMNIVTEQDYQRLVFRVDVKILESESIRPGMLLSVGLEGDFID, encoded by the coding sequence ATGAAAAATAAGCTTCCGATACTCCTAATAATCATTGTAGGTATTGGCATCTACTATTTCTTAACCGTACTATATAGACCGGAAGATAATTCGCTGTATTATGGTGAAGCAATTGGTAACAACTATACAATTCAAGCAACAGCTAGCGGCACTTTAGAGGAATTATACATTGATGAAGGGGATAAGGTACAAGCAAGGGATTTGATTGCAATAATCAATCATGATAACTTGGACCAAGAGCTTATCCAAGCAGATACGGCTATAGCATCGGCCATGTTGACTTTAGAACAAGTCCAAGCACCTGCCAGAGAAGAGAATCTCTCAATATTAGAAGATTCTGTAGATACATATGCAACAAACAATGCCATGGTTTATCAATCTGTTCAAGCTGCAAAAGCAGCCAAAACTGCTGCAGAGCTTGCATTAGAACAAGCTCAAGTGACATATGACCGATTATATGAACAGTATGCGTCTGTACGTCAACTTTACCAAGAAGGGGTAGTGGCTAAGACAGAGTTACAGGACGTGGAATCAGAAATAGAGTATGCACAGCTTAATATTGAAAAATGGGAGCAAAATATTCAGCAGTCTCAAGCGGAAATTAACCGTTTGAGCCAACAATATGCGTTAAACCGAATCGGTGAAGATAGTGCTAAACAGAACTTATCCATAGCTCAAAACGGTGGTGATCAGTTTGCAATAGATTCTGCCCGTTTAGCTTTAGATAAAGCACTGCAAAATAAAGACGCATTAGAAATCCAGTTAAAAGATTATGCGGTTCATAGTTATCATTTTGGCCAGATAGAATCTATTAACTATGACGTGGGAGAATTTGTAACAATAGGGGCTATTCTAGCGACATATTATAATCCTAATGAACTCCACATGAACCTCTATGTGAATGAAGAAGATTTAAGTCTTATATCAGTAGGGCAATTATTGCCTTTAACCCTTACGTCTACCGGTGCAACTTACACCGGACAAATCCAAACCATTGGTCATGAAGCGATGTATACACCCATGAATATCGTAACGGAACAAGACTATCAGCGGCTTGTCTTTAGGGTCGATGTTAAAATTCTTGAGAGTGAAAGCATTCGACCGGGGATGCTCTTATCAGTAGGTTTGGAAGGTGATTTTATTGACTGA
- a CDS encoding ABC transporter ATP-binding protein, giving the protein MTDFIVDIKGLDKRFGDIHAVKNISFSIKKGEIFGLLGPNGSGKSTTIRMLCGVITPSSGQGTLFGYDLKKDIEAIKNNIGYMSQQFGLYGDLTVKENLTFYGRIFGMRKQAIANETKRLIQLAEISGKEDALAKTLSGGQKQRLALSCALIHHPKLLVLDEPTAGVDPVSRRQFWKTIVELSAQGVTVFITTHYMDEAEVCDRIGFIYGGELIDIDTPKAFYEKSGFDNLEDVFIAHELSDQDINQLMSYKEMKSSLRDKKKGE; this is encoded by the coding sequence TTGACTGATTTTATTGTTGACATTAAGGGGTTGGACAAACGATTCGGAGACATTCATGCAGTAAAAAATATTAGTTTTTCTATAAAAAAAGGAGAAATATTTGGTCTCTTAGGTCCAAACGGTTCAGGTAAATCAACGACCATTCGAATGTTATGTGGTGTTATTACTCCTAGTTCCGGACAAGGGACCCTTTTTGGTTATGATTTGAAAAAAGATATTGAAGCGATAAAAAACAATATCGGATATATGTCCCAGCAATTTGGTCTATATGGTGATTTAACGGTTAAAGAAAATTTGACTTTTTACGGTCGTATATTTGGAATGCGTAAGCAAGCGATTGCTAATGAAACCAAGCGCTTGATTCAATTAGCAGAGATAAGCGGAAAAGAAGACGCCTTGGCTAAAACCCTCTCAGGTGGGCAAAAGCAACGTTTGGCCTTATCTTGTGCCCTTATCCATCATCCAAAGCTTCTTGTTTTAGATGAGCCAACAGCCGGCGTTGATCCTGTATCGAGAAGACAGTTTTGGAAAACCATAGTAGAGTTATCCGCTCAAGGTGTAACGGTGTTTATTACCACCCATTATATGGATGAAGCAGAAGTATGTGACCGCATCGGATTCATATATGGTGGTGAGCTAATCGATATTGACACACCCAAAGCCTTCTATGAAAAGTCAGGTTTTGATAATTTAGAAGATGTTTTTATTGCCCATGAACTTTCTGACCAAGACATTAACCAATTGATGTCTTATAAAGAAATGAAATCATCACTCAGAGATAAAAAAAAGGGGGAGTAA
- a CDS encoding ABC transporter permease → MSNFRFYRMLTVTKKEFIHIKRDKPSMIISFILPIMMLMIFGFAVNTDVTDVELGIYDPSGTYESKMLIDAFIHADYFIDTMRLTSVGRLEEAIEKGDIKVGLILPKDFATSILRGEEANIQILVDGSDPTIARTAIQYALLISNHYNLNLKTSIRQAGVKASPMVLYNPTLESAKFNIPGVVGLILQNITIILTALAMVREKELGTIEQLIMTPVTSFELIMGKLIPYIIIGIYDFVIVMILSRLVFGVLVAGSFLELSLLGLIFLIGALSMGMLVSTIAKNQGQAIQATLAFLLPSVLLSGFMFPRQSMPRFIQYISATFPITHFLIILRGIIIKGVSITYLWSATVAMLCIIFVLIGITTVSFNKRLD, encoded by the coding sequence ATGTCCAACTTCCGATTTTATCGCATGCTCACGGTAACAAAAAAAGAGTTTATACATATAAAAAGAGATAAACCCAGTATGATTATCTCTTTTATCTTGCCGATTATGATGTTGATGATTTTTGGCTTTGCCGTTAATACGGATGTAACGGATGTTGAATTAGGTATCTATGACCCGTCAGGCACCTACGAAAGCAAGATGCTCATTGATGCGTTTATACATGCGGATTATTTTATTGATACCATGCGGTTAACATCTGTCGGTCGCTTAGAAGAAGCGATTGAAAAAGGGGATATTAAGGTCGGCTTAATTTTACCCAAAGATTTTGCTACGTCCATTTTGCGAGGAGAAGAGGCAAATATTCAAATTCTTGTCGATGGTTCAGATCCTACCATTGCAAGAACAGCCATACAATATGCCCTTCTCATTAGCAACCATTATAATCTAAATCTTAAGACGTCGATACGTCAAGCCGGTGTTAAAGCTTCCCCCATGGTTTTATATAACCCCACACTTGAAAGTGCCAAGTTTAATATCCCGGGTGTTGTCGGGCTAATTCTTCAAAATATCACCATTATTCTAACCGCCTTAGCCATGGTAAGGGAGAAGGAACTTGGAACCATTGAACAGCTTATTATGACTCCGGTGACGTCCTTTGAACTCATTATGGGAAAATTGATTCCTTATATCATCATTGGTATATATGACTTTGTCATTGTTATGATATTAAGTCGGCTGGTGTTTGGCGTCTTGGTTGCCGGAAGCTTTTTAGAACTGTCTTTATTGGGACTCATCTTTTTAATTGGGGCCTTATCCATGGGCATGCTAGTCTCGACTATAGCAAAAAACCAAGGACAAGCCATACAGGCAACTTTGGCATTTCTATTGCCTAGTGTCCTCTTATCGGGATTTATGTTTCCAAGACAATCCATGCCTCGATTTATTCAATATATCAGTGCTACATTTCCGATTACACATTTTCTGATTATTTTGCGGGGCATCATTATTAAAGGTGTTTCTATCACTTATTTATGGTCGGCAACAGTGGCTATGCTCTGCATCATTTTTGTACTTATTGGAATCACAACAGTAAGCTTTAATAAAAGATTGGATTAA
- a CDS encoding S-layer homology domain-containing protein → MKKILLTFAFILSLTLSALPSKLVPELIPSVDVVSAATSTPAPKPEPVPTPEPVPEPTPIPTPDPVVDNISSLNNYSAWAESELEDALEQGLIPETLTGDLSSPLTRLEYATLAVHFYEMETGEIVPLDFASPFTDTQDENVLKSYALGITSGIGNGHFNPDGLVTRQEIATFIYRTLTAVYGDMTIQSEQTPYDDMDSISDWAKEAVHFTHHYQIIKGTDEHHFSPQLVATDEMAIIMLERSLDHVQEYEEHSLSDNLVIDDDMYDEYDDDMYDDDDEHDDD, encoded by the coding sequence ATGAAAAAAATTCTATTAACCTTTGCTTTTATACTTAGTCTTACATTAAGCGCTTTGCCCTCGAAACTTGTCCCTGAACTAATTCCTTCCGTTGATGTGGTCTCAGCTGCTACATCAACTCCTGCCCCAAAACCTGAGCCTGTTCCAACTCCTGAGCCAGTGCCCGAGCCAACACCTATTCCGACACCTGACCCTGTGGTCGATAATATATCTTCTCTCAATAATTATTCAGCCTGGGCAGAGTCTGAACTAGAAGACGCATTAGAACAAGGACTGATACCTGAAACTTTAACAGGCGATTTAAGTAGCCCTCTGACCCGATTAGAATATGCTACCCTTGCCGTCCATTTCTATGAAATGGAAACCGGCGAAATAGTTCCACTGGATTTTGCTTCCCCATTTACGGATACTCAAGATGAAAATGTATTAAAGTCCTATGCATTAGGCATAACCTCTGGTATCGGTAACGGACATTTTAATCCGGATGGCCTTGTTACGCGTCAAGAAATAGCAACCTTTATCTATCGAACTCTCACCGCTGTATATGGGGATATGACCATACAAAGTGAACAAACGCCTTATGATGATATGGATAGCATCTCCGATTGGGCAAAAGAAGCTGTTCATTTTACACATCACTATCAAATCATAAAAGGAACGGATGAACATCATTTTTCACCCCAACTAGTCGCTACCGATGAAATGGCCATTATTATGCTTGAACGTAGCCTTGACCACGTTCAGGAATATGAGGAACATTCCTTATCTGATAATCTTGTAATAGATGACGATATGTATGACGAATACGATGATGATATGTATGACGACGATGACGAGCACGATGATGATTAA
- the ybaK gene encoding Cys-tRNA(Pro) deacylase, whose amino-acid sequence MAKNNKTNAMRILDRYKIQYEVHEYTVVDGKTDGVTVATTVGIDPAIVFKTLVTKGNSGDYYVYVVPVGESLDLKKAAKAAGEKKVEMIAQKDLLKTTGYIHGGCSPIGMKKSFKTFIHVSASHSGRIVCSGGRIGMQVDLLLEDLMKVVESELVDIVKERKEEVQ is encoded by the coding sequence ATGGCAAAAAACAATAAAACAAATGCAATGCGCATTTTAGACCGATATAAGATTCAATATGAGGTGCATGAATATACTGTTGTCGATGGTAAGACAGATGGCGTGACAGTAGCAACAACAGTAGGTATAGATCCTGCAATTGTCTTTAAGACCTTGGTTACCAAAGGCAATAGTGGAGATTATTACGTGTATGTTGTACCGGTAGGTGAATCCCTTGATTTAAAAAAAGCCGCCAAGGCAGCTGGAGAAAAAAAGGTTGAGATGATTGCGCAAAAAGACTTGCTCAAAACAACGGGTTATATCCATGGAGGGTGTTCTCCTATAGGAATGAAGAAAAGCTTTAAAACCTTTATTCATGTAAGTGCATCCCATAGTGGGCGAATTGTATGTAGTGGAGGGCGTATTGGGATGCAGGTTGATTTATTACTTGAAGACCTGATGAAAGTGGTTGAGAGTGAATTGGTGGATATAGTAAAGGAAAGAAAAGAGGAAGTGCAGTGA
- a CDS encoding alpha/beta fold hydrolase yields MKKKSVKKIVLGLIVFFVLLGFGAIIYVNDYYAASDYVEVLMEENNSRITRQGQYISIQPQGISDEKVGMIFYPGGKVEAIAYMPLLLQLADRGIRSVLVEMPGNLAVLDMNAANDVFGMYEDIDQWYIAGHSLGGAMASQYMEKNHQKVQGMILLGAYPVNNAPVDSLVIYGTHDLLLDLEQIKRADEIYEIKDGNHAYFGDYGEQEDDGKAKISHEQQQKETVNRIMEFIER; encoded by the coding sequence GTGAAAAAAAAATCGGTAAAAAAAATAGTCCTCGGGCTCATCGTATTTTTTGTTTTACTAGGCTTTGGAGCCATTATTTATGTCAATGATTATTATGCGGCTAGTGACTATGTAGAGGTTCTTATGGAAGAAAATAATTCAAGAATCACTAGACAAGGGCAATATATATCTATACAACCGCAAGGCATATCGGATGAGAAGGTGGGGATGATCTTTTATCCTGGTGGAAAAGTGGAAGCAATTGCTTATATGCCTCTTTTACTGCAATTGGCAGATCGAGGAATAAGATCAGTTTTAGTTGAAATGCCGGGAAACTTAGCTGTCTTAGATATGAATGCGGCCAATGATGTCTTTGGTATGTATGAAGATATTGACCAGTGGTATATTGCAGGTCATTCTCTTGGCGGAGCTATGGCTAGTCAATATATGGAGAAAAATCATCAAAAAGTGCAAGGAATGATTTTGCTTGGAGCGTATCCTGTCAATAATGCGCCCGTTGATTCCTTAGTAATATATGGAACCCATGACTTGCTTTTGGATCTTGAACAAATAAAAAGAGCTGATGAAATCTATGAAATAAAAGACGGTAACCATGCTTATTTTGGTGATTACGGAGAGCAAGAAGATGATGGAAAAGCAAAGATTAGTCATGAGCAACAACAAAAAGAAACCGTTAATCGTATAATGGAGTTTATTGAGAGATAG
- a CDS encoding DUF4491 family protein: MKFQGLVIGAVAFLIIGIFHPIVIKTEYYMGKKAWPLFLIVGLALIVASLFVDSIVIASILGITGFSSLWSIHELIEQEERVRKGWFPSNPNNKR; the protein is encoded by the coding sequence ATGAAATTTCAAGGTTTAGTAATTGGAGCAGTGGCTTTTCTAATTATTGGGATTTTTCATCCCATTGTTATTAAAACGGAATATTATATGGGTAAAAAAGCATGGCCACTTTTTTTAATTGTAGGTTTGGCATTAATTGTTGCTTCCTTGTTTGTGGATAGTATAGTGATAGCTTCTATTTTAGGTATTACTGGTTTTTCTTCTCTTTGGAGTATCCATGAACTTATCGAACAAGAGGAACGTGTTCGCAAGGGCTGGTTCCCGAGCAATCCAAATAATAAAAGATAA
- a CDS encoding BsuPI-related putative proteinase inhibitor, with protein MLTKKISLPLALMILLTGIQVPINGQEFFSDIQDHVYQEAIQQLYMEGYVEGVGNGMYRPDDFLTNAQAIQLAVNVFDLNLDRFRFIKEPLASDYFLEADNDAWYAKAFVIIGANGVAVDRALKPNEPIRPMEFERLFRLEGGPQVDELIEPDSPLKRGEAAMILVQSLDYLKAEGHIVEKEKAFDASLDAKVGSDSVEFIFDIHNQTESDQVITFSSSQTFDFNVYNSDGDQVYNWASVRSFLTVITDVDIEKEGYVRYETPWDYTDASGQKLPAGAYKVVFTSQFKFGEEPIELSSEVLIDIP; from the coding sequence ATGTTAACAAAAAAAATAAGTCTTCCACTTGCTTTGATGATATTATTAACAGGGATTCAGGTACCTATAAACGGACAAGAATTTTTTAGCGATATTCAGGATCACGTCTATCAAGAGGCAATCCAACAGTTATATATGGAAGGGTATGTGGAAGGTGTAGGCAATGGTATGTACAGGCCGGATGATTTCTTAACCAATGCACAGGCGATTCAACTGGCAGTGAATGTTTTTGACCTTAACTTAGACCGCTTCCGTTTTATAAAAGAGCCGTTGGCAAGCGATTATTTTTTAGAAGCGGATAATGATGCCTGGTATGCCAAAGCTTTTGTCATTATCGGAGCCAATGGTGTGGCGGTTGATAGGGCACTCAAGCCAAATGAACCGATACGTCCCATGGAGTTTGAACGATTATTTAGGCTAGAAGGTGGACCTCAAGTAGACGAGCTGATAGAGCCTGATAGTCCTTTAAAGCGTGGGGAAGCGGCGATGATTTTAGTCCAATCCTTAGATTACTTAAAAGCGGAAGGGCATATTGTGGAAAAAGAAAAAGCCTTTGATGCGTCCTTAGATGCGAAGGTGGGAAGTGATAGCGTCGAATTTATATTTGATATCCATAATCAAACTGAATCCGATCAGGTCATTACATTTAGTTCAAGTCAAACGTTTGACTTCAATGTCTATAATAGTGATGGCGACCAGGTTTATAATTGGGCAAGTGTTCGAAGCTTCTTGACGGTAATCACGGATGTGGATATTGAAAAAGAAGGGTATGTTCGCTATGAAACCCCTTGGGACTATACAGATGCTTCAGGACAAAAACTTCCTGCAGGCGCCTATAAAGTAGTCTTTACCAGTCAGTTTAAGTTTGGGGAAGAACCGATAGAACTATCGAGTGAAGTTCTTATCGATATTCCATAG
- a CDS encoding aldo/keto reductase, which translates to MQKINGFDGIELSRIAFGGIIVMDETQEEANHFVREAVDMGVNYFDVAPTYGNAESRLGPALEPYRKDVFLACKTEDRTQVGAQRLLEQSLKNLRTDYLDLYQLHAVYNLEDVDTIFGPTGAFKVFEKAKKEGVIKRIGFSAHSTEAALALMDRYDFDSIMFPFNFVSMIKNGYGMHVLRKAKEKNMTVIGIKSMALCEHKASDDVNHPKAWYHPIEDFELARKAVSYSVSQGVDIIIPPGNFEAFKWAVEIERKGLSLSDEEFEALTTLANQTVPLFPNKETLKQKG; encoded by the coding sequence ATGCAAAAAATTAATGGTTTTGATGGAATCGAATTATCACGCATTGCCTTTGGCGGTATCATCGTTATGGACGAAACACAAGAAGAGGCCAATCACTTTGTTCGCGAAGCAGTAGACATGGGCGTTAATTATTTTGATGTAGCCCCGACTTACGGCAATGCAGAAAGCCGGCTCGGCCCCGCACTTGAACCCTATCGAAAAGACGTTTTTTTGGCGTGCAAAACAGAAGACCGAACCCAAGTAGGAGCTCAACGCCTCCTTGAACAGTCGCTAAAAAATCTACGAACCGATTATCTTGATTTATATCAATTGCATGCCGTTTATAACTTAGAAGATGTCGATACGATCTTTGGCCCCACTGGTGCCTTTAAGGTATTTGAAAAGGCTAAAAAAGAAGGTGTCATCAAACGTATCGGGTTTAGCGCACATTCTACCGAAGCCGCACTTGCCTTGATGGACCGTTATGATTTTGATTCAATTATGTTTCCCTTTAATTTTGTGTCCATGATTAAAAACGGCTATGGCATGCATGTCCTTCGAAAGGCCAAAGAAAAAAACATGACCGTAATCGGTATCAAATCCATGGCCCTATGTGAGCATAAAGCCTCCGATGATGTTAATCACCCCAAAGCTTGGTATCACCCTATCGAGGATTTTGAGCTTGCGCGTAAAGCCGTCAGCTATTCTGTCTCCCAGGGTGTAGACATTATTATCCCTCCCGGAAATTTTGAAGCTTTTAAATGGGCTGTTGAAATTGAACGCAAGGGACTAAGCTTAAGCGATGAAGAATTTGAAGCTTTAACAACTCTTGCCAACCAAACTGTCCCATTATTTCCTAATAAAGAAACGCTAAAACAAAAAGGCTAA
- a CDS encoding Crp/Fnr family transcriptional regulator → MENKGLDKLVKAIQQYSELDAKLLRKMVDHIPVETFARGTMLIEQGQIPKRCYFVLDGCARKFSIDEEGKEVTSEFFTENQSIALFPNDEHSRSDYFVECLEESVMIVGELSQQESAMAKYPEFESIVLKMMEAGMGNLQDTFAAFIRMTPEERVKDMMQKRPDLLTRVPQHQLASYLGMTPESLSRIKGRLGLRHLKAVD, encoded by the coding sequence GTGGAAAATAAAGGCTTAGATAAATTGGTGAAAGCGATTCAACAATATAGCGAACTCGATGCGAAGTTGCTACGAAAAATGGTGGACCATATTCCGGTTGAGACGTTTGCAAGGGGAACGATGCTCATAGAACAAGGCCAAATACCAAAAAGATGCTATTTTGTTCTTGACGGATGTGCTAGAAAATTTTCGATTGATGAAGAGGGAAAAGAGGTCACCTCAGAATTTTTCACAGAAAATCAAAGTATTGCCTTATTTCCAAATGATGAACATAGTCGGTCGGACTACTTTGTAGAATGTCTTGAAGAATCGGTGATGATTGTTGGGGAACTGAGTCAACAAGAAAGCGCGATGGCAAAATATCCTGAATTTGAGTCCATTGTGTTAAAAATGATGGAAGCCGGTATGGGGAACCTCCAGGATACCTTTGCAGCCTTTATACGTATGACACCAGAAGAAAGGGTCAAAGATATGATGCAAAAAAGGCCGGACTTATTGACGCGAGTCCCCCAGCATCAGCTGGCAAGTTATCTAGGGATGACGCCGGAATCTTTAAGTAGGATTAAAGGACGTCTGGGGCTTAGGCATCTAAAGGCTGTAGATTGA
- a CDS encoding DUF4386 domain-containing protein has product MKNHSTNPIRFWSKLSGLSLIIMALAAGYAYGFVFNHFYVPNNLSQTVNNILALRPLFFSGVAAWCLILISDLIVSYGFYRFLKPIHPHYAIASGLLRLIYSLFLAVAIIFLFTYAMDRFLVFWSMGLFILGFHLIITGLGSLYAPNIPKVFGLLLILAGSGYSLIHGLENFIPQAEALAASLEMVLAIPMTIGELSFGVWLLVRGGKIINLQPLDA; this is encoded by the coding sequence ATGAAAAATCATTCAACAAACCCTATACGTTTTTGGAGCAAGCTATCCGGTCTCTCCCTAATCATCATGGCATTAGCTGCAGGCTATGCCTATGGATTTGTTTTTAACCACTTTTATGTTCCCAACAATCTCTCCCAAACGGTCAACAACATTCTCGCCCTTAGACCACTATTTTTTTCCGGTGTAGCTGCCTGGTGCCTTATCTTAATCTCTGACCTTATCGTTTCCTACGGGTTTTACCGTTTCTTAAAACCCATCCACCCGCACTATGCCATTGCTTCCGGATTACTACGGTTAATTTACTCCTTGTTCTTAGCTGTCGCGATTATTTTTCTATTCACTTATGCCATGGATCGTTTTTTAGTGTTTTGGTCTATGGGCCTTTTTATCCTCGGTTTTCATCTGATCATAACAGGTCTTGGCAGCTTATACGCCCCCAATATTCCCAAGGTCTTTGGACTCCTTCTTATCCTTGCCGGTAGCGGATATAGTTTAATTCACGGACTTGAGAACTTCATCCCCCAGGCAGAAGCCCTTGCGGCTTCATTGGAAATGGTACTGGCTATACCCATGACCATCGGCGAACTTTCCTTTGGTGTTTGGCTTCTCGTTCGCGGCGGTAAAATAATCAATCTACAGCCTTTAGATGCCTAA
- a CDS encoding MBL fold metallo-hydrolase — translation MNRIIVLDIKFKFGDVEDTIHPTVLIDEQNMVLIDCGYTGFLPAIEKAMKEHNLYCEDLTHVLITHQDHDHMGALYKLKQKYPNIQVVASKKESRYISGKQKSLRLEQAEAMQAQLPQEQKAFGAEFCNILKNVQPVEVDLEVVDGELFDWCGGCTIIGTPGHTPGHVSIFVNQKKVMITGDAAALENGTLVIANPQYTLDIDEAEASLRKILTYEAKEIICYHGGVLIP, via the coding sequence ATGAATAGAATAATTGTTTTAGATATAAAATTTAAATTTGGTGATGTTGAAGACACAATTCATCCAACGGTATTAATAGATGAGCAGAATATGGTTTTAATTGATTGTGGATATACAGGGTTTCTTCCTGCTATAGAGAAGGCGATGAAAGAGCACAATCTTTATTGCGAGGATTTGACTCATGTGCTAATTACACACCAAGATCATGATCACATGGGCGCATTATATAAACTAAAACAGAAGTATCCAAACATACAGGTAGTTGCAAGTAAAAAAGAATCAAGGTATATTTCAGGTAAACAAAAATCTCTGCGGTTGGAACAAGCAGAGGCCATGCAGGCCCAATTGCCTCAAGAACAAAAAGCTTTTGGAGCGGAGTTTTGTAATATATTAAAAAATGTACAACCGGTTGAGGTGGATTTGGAAGTAGTTGATGGAGAGCTTTTTGATTGGTGTGGGGGATGTACGATAATAGGAACACCAGGCCACACGCCAGGTCACGTCTCAATCTTTGTAAATCAGAAAAAAGTTATGATTACAGGGGACGCTGCAGCTTTAGAAAATGGGACGTTGGTAATCGCAAATCCTCAATATACATTAGATATAGATGAGGCTGAGGCATCGCTACGTAAAATCCTGACATATGAAGCAAAAGAAATTATCTGCTATCATGGAGGGGTCTTAATACCTTAG